The sequence TACAAAATGCTTGGAGCCTGTCTGACAAGGACACGCACGTACCCAGCAGGCGAGCGCAAGGCAGCCACGACGGGACAGAGGCCGAAGCCTCGCGCGCACTCGCTCCGCCTTCTCTCGTGTCGCGTCGCGTATAAAAGCGGCCGCCCCGGACCCCGGCGACGCCCACCAAGATTCCAAGAACCATGGCCTCCGCACCCTGCTCCAACTCTTCCCCCGCCGCCAGAGCCCCGAGATCCGCCGCTGCCGGCAACAAGAAGCCGACGACGTGCCTCTGCTCGCCGACGAGCCACCCGGGGTCGTTCCGCTGCAGCCGGCACCGGAACGGGGCCGCCGCGCCGGGCGGCGAGGCGGCGCACGGCGCCAGCAGGGGCGGCACTGCTGGCAGG is a genomic window of Zea mays cultivar B73 chromosome 5, Zm-B73-REFERENCE-NAM-5.0, whole genome shotgun sequence containing:
- the LOC103627864 gene encoding uncharacterized protein; translation: MASAPCSNSSPAARAPRSAAAGNKKPTTCLCSPTSHPGSFRCSRHRNGAAAPGGEAAHGASRGGTAGRAAKGRSVRALLLQRIGGGPSELGGRRRRCRRGVGDFQPRPSRLRLMNQ